A single Deltaproteobacteria bacterium DNA region contains:
- a CDS encoding HigA family addiction module antidote protein has product MNQIHYTPVHPGEVLRDELDEIGLSQSALAKHIGVLPKTINEICRGKRGISAQMAMKLSKALGGGPRFWLNLQTNWEISQIDEMAYEDIEHVAAS; this is encoded by the coding sequence ATGAATCAAATACATTATACTCCGGTGCATCCCGGTGAAGTGCTGAGAGATGAACTTGACGAGATAGGTCTTTCTCAATCAGCACTCGCAAAACATATCGGGGTGTTACCAAAAACAATCAATGAAATATGTCGTGGTAAGAGAGGCATAAGTGCGCAAATGGCAATGAAGCTTTCGAAGGCTTTAGGAGGCGGACCTCGTTTTTGGTTAAATTTACAAACTAATTGGGAGATCAGTCAGATTGATGAAATGGCTTACGAAGATATTGAGCACGTTGCCGCATCATAG
- a CDS encoding class I SAM-dependent methyltransferase translates to MFEELAKINERPDPFEYYSAGDLWTDAHTSGQMLSFHLNETIDVSSRKTEFIHRSVEWIASRFNIDRDCTVVDFGCGPGLYTTRLAKHRARVTGIDFSERSIAYAKEVAAREQLNINYVKQNYLDFETEDRFNLVLMIMCDFCALSPTQREGILNKFHRILEPGGSVLLDVYSLAAFEQKDEIAKYEENLLNGFWSPDKYYGFLNTFKYYEEKVTLDKYTIVEAERTRTVYNWLQYFAVEDLERELVRAGFSIEGIYSDVAGTPYDKNSTEFAVIAKRA, encoded by the coding sequence ATGTTTGAAGAGTTGGCGAAAATCAACGAACGCCCTGATCCTTTTGAATATTACTCGGCAGGTGATCTGTGGACAGACGCGCATACGTCAGGGCAGATGCTTTCGTTTCACCTCAATGAGACTATCGATGTTTCATCGCGGAAAACGGAGTTCATCCATCGATCGGTGGAATGGATCGCGTCCCGATTCAATATCGACAGGGACTGCACTGTTGTGGATTTTGGCTGCGGTCCGGGATTGTACACGACGCGCTTGGCAAAGCACAGAGCGCGAGTGACGGGCATCGATTTCTCGGAAAGGTCCATCGCGTACGCAAAGGAAGTCGCCGCCCGCGAGCAGTTGAACATCAACTACGTGAAACAGAATTACCTTGACTTCGAGACGGAAGATCGGTTCAACCTTGTGCTGATGATCATGTGCGACTTCTGCGCCCTCAGCCCGACACAAAGAGAAGGAATTCTGAACAAATTTCACAGGATTCTGGAGCCGGGCGGCTCAGTGCTTCTTGATGTCTATTCCCTGGCGGCGTTCGAGCAAAAGGACGAGATAGCCAAGTACGAAGAAAACCTGCTGAATGGATTCTGGTCGCCGGACAAGTACTATGGCTTTCTAAATACCTTCAAATATTATGAAGAGAAGGTTACTCTTGACAAGTACACGATTGTCGAGGCGGAGCGCACTAGGACGGTATACAACTGGCTCCAATATTTTGCCGTGGAGGACTTGGAGAGGGAGTTGGTTCGGGCTGGATTTTCCATTGAGGGGATTTATTCGGACGTCGCGGGGACTCCGTATGATAAGAATTCGACCGAATTTGCAGTCATTGCCAAAAGGGCGTAG
- a CDS encoding DUF6125 family protein, with amino-acid sequence MSGLDGLEKSDIRDLLGKGWLTHDAMWFYHTCRQFGIEKANEINKAAIQAMAPIEMERAKRLLGIDGKGLATFDSLKDFMFRTLELILPTSVFEKSRFISPARGLIHWRWENRQCFAYKGMKQIGMIDGYSCGVMFRIGCWLDALGITYAMRPEIEGCLMRDKGACEGDIQIFALP; translated from the coding sequence ATGAGCGGATTGGATGGACTCGAAAAATCGGATATCAGGGATTTGTTGGGAAAAGGGTGGCTTACACACGATGCCATGTGGTTTTACCACACCTGCCGACAGTTCGGTATCGAGAAGGCGAATGAAATAAACAAGGCGGCAATCCAGGCCATGGCACCCATAGAGATGGAACGGGCCAAACGACTACTGGGAATAGACGGTAAAGGCCTTGCAACATTCGACAGTCTCAAGGATTTTATGTTCAGGACCCTGGAGTTAATTCTGCCGACGTCCGTATTTGAAAAGAGCCGCTTTATCTCTCCAGCAAGGGGCCTCATACATTGGCGATGGGAAAACCGGCAATGCTTTGCCTACAAGGGGATGAAACAAATCGGGATGATCGACGGATACAGTTGCGGGGTCATGTTTCGAATCGGATGCTGGCTGGACGCCCTGGGTATAACATATGCGATGCGCCCTGAAATCGAGGGGTGCCTTATGCGTGATAAGGGGGCATGTGAGGGAGATATCCAAATCTTTGCCCTGCCTTAA
- a CDS encoding cation transporter — MSDCGCEMEARNEQERKTLVIVLGINAFMFVFELAVGLVAQSTGLIADSLDMFADASVYAISLYAVGKSSSLKASSAKLSGYTQILLALLVLADVLRRFILGSEPVGGLMMGVGMIALFANIACLRLLSKHRDGGVHMRASLIFSTNDVIANVGIIVSGVLVWALSSRYPDLVIGLAIAIVVLRGGFHILREAAEQTPPDTCDSAKKA; from the coding sequence TTGTCGGATTGTGGCTGTGAAATGGAGGCGCGAAACGAGCAGGAGCGAAAAACGCTCGTGATCGTGCTTGGGATTAATGCGTTCATGTTCGTATTTGAACTAGCCGTGGGCCTGGTTGCGCAATCCACGGGGCTTATTGCCGATTCCCTAGACATGTTCGCCGATGCTTCCGTATATGCAATCAGTCTATACGCGGTTGGGAAAAGCAGCTCTCTAAAAGCCTCGTCTGCAAAATTAAGCGGTTATACCCAGATACTTCTCGCGCTGTTGGTTCTGGCTGACGTTCTCAGACGATTCATCCTTGGCAGTGAGCCGGTAGGCGGCCTTATGATGGGCGTCGGTATGATTGCATTGTTTGCCAATATCGCCTGTCTTCGTCTTCTATCGAAACATCGTGACGGGGGCGTGCACATGCGGGCGTCACTCATATTTTCGACAAACGATGTCATTGCCAATGTCGGCATTATCGTGTCGGGCGTTCTGGTTTGGGCGTTGAGCAGTCGCTATCCTGATCTGGTTATCGGTCTTGCCATAGCAATTGTTGTGCTGCGCGGCGGTTTTCATATTCTGAGAGAAGCTGCGGAACAGACCCCCCCTGATACCTGTGACTCAGCCAAGAAAGCCTGA
- a CDS encoding ferredoxin, producing the protein MKVNVDADVCVGSGECESTCPKLFKVVDGISKVQVDTVPEEEEDCAKKAVNGCPVGAISII; encoded by the coding sequence ATGAAAGTAAATGTCGATGCAGATGTCTGCGTGGGATCGGGAGAGTGTGAATCCACATGTCCAAAACTTTTTAAAGTAGTGGACGGTATCTCAAAGGTGCAGGTGGATACCGTGCCCGAAGAAGAAGAGGACTGCGCCAAGAAAGCCGTGAATGGGTGCCCGGTGGGTGCCATCTCCATCATTTGA
- a CDS encoding carboxyl transferase translates to MWRQEIEELERRKEIAYGLGGAKNVQKQHEHGKMTVRERIDALCDPGTFRERGVLAGVPTYDEQDQTRLKDLIPCPFVMGIARIDQRRTAIHGDDFTIKGASVGRMYKSKGAYFVKMARSLRLPMVRLIEGAGGSIREILEIGYTELPSSGDECAQDRVEVMSEIPVVSAGFGSVAGLGALYMVQSHFSVMVREKAHVFVGGPPLVKSAFGEEMTKEELGGYRLHTRSTGVVDNDAKDEADALNQVKRFLSYLPSNVWEMPVRQHSVADDPGRREEDLVSMIPRDHRKPYDMRKILRRILDRGSIFEIGRYQGRSQITALARLNGYPVGVLANDPNFWGGSFNYDVAEKFQRFIDMCDTFHLPIVNLPDQPGFTVGKRSEEQGTIRKGVRASFAMIQATVPMAVVYIRKCFGVAGGAQKSGIRLSWRYAWPSAVWGNIPVEGGVYAAHRREIESSDDPDACLKKLQETYRAISSPFRTAEAFGIEDVIDPRETRSLLCEWVEMAYEVERTHLGPKKRGMRC, encoded by the coding sequence ATGTGGCGGCAGGAAATAGAAGAACTCGAAAGACGAAAAGAGATCGCCTATGGATTGGGCGGCGCAAAGAATGTTCAAAAGCAGCACGAGCACGGCAAAATGACGGTCCGGGAACGGATCGATGCACTGTGCGACCCCGGGACCTTTCGCGAGCGGGGGGTCCTGGCCGGTGTTCCCACCTATGATGAACAAGATCAAACACGCCTGAAGGACCTGATCCCCTGTCCCTTTGTCATGGGGATCGCAAGGATCGACCAGAGACGGACCGCCATTCATGGGGATGATTTTACCATCAAGGGCGCATCGGTCGGACGAATGTACAAGAGCAAGGGGGCCTACTTCGTCAAGATGGCCCGGTCCCTCAGGCTCCCCATGGTGCGGCTCATCGAGGGGGCGGGCGGCTCCATCCGTGAGATCCTGGAAATCGGCTACACCGAACTCCCCAGCTCCGGGGATGAGTGCGCCCAGGACCGGGTGGAGGTCATGTCCGAGATCCCGGTGGTCTCCGCAGGCTTCGGTTCCGTGGCCGGCCTGGGGGCATTGTATATGGTCCAGAGTCATTTCTCCGTCATGGTGAGGGAAAAGGCCCACGTGTTTGTGGGAGGGCCGCCCCTGGTGAAATCGGCCTTCGGGGAGGAAATGACCAAGGAGGAGCTGGGGGGCTACCGGCTTCACACGCGCTCCACGGGCGTGGTGGACAACGACGCAAAGGACGAGGCCGACGCCCTGAATCAGGTGAAACGATTCCTCTCCTATCTCCCGTCCAATGTCTGGGAAATGCCGGTGCGACAACACTCGGTGGCGGATGATCCGGGCCGCCGGGAAGAGGACCTCGTCTCCATGATTCCCAGGGATCATCGCAAGCCCTATGACATGCGCAAGATCCTGAGGCGTATCCTCGACAGGGGCTCCATCTTTGAGATCGGCAGATACCAGGGCCGGTCCCAGATCACGGCCCTGGCCCGGCTCAACGGCTATCCCGTGGGGGTCCTGGCCAACGACCCCAACTTCTGGGGCGGGTCCTTCAATTACGATGTGGCGGAAAAATTCCAGCGGTTCATCGACATGTGCGACACCTTTCATCTCCCCATTGTCAATCTCCCGGACCAGCCCGGATTCACCGTCGGGAAACGGAGCGAGGAACAGGGGACCATCCGGAAGGGGGTGCGGGCCAGTTTTGCCATGATCCAGGCCACCGTCCCCATGGCCGTGGTATATATCCGCAAGTGTTTCGGCGTGGCCGGGGGGGCCCAGAAGAGCGGTATCCGCCTGAGCTGGCGCTATGCCTGGCCGTCTGCCGTGTGGGGAAATATCCCTGTGGAGGGGGGCGTGTACGCGGCCCACCGGCGGGAGATCGAATCATCGGACGACCCGGATGCCTGCCTCAAAAAACTCCAGGAGACCTACCGGGCCATCTCATCCCCCTTCCGCACGGCAGAGGCCTTCGGCATCGAGGACGTCATCGACCCGAGAGAGACCCGGTCCCTCCTCTGCGAATGGGTGGAAATGGCCTACGAAGTGGAACGAACCCACCTCGGCCCCAAGAAGAGGGGGATGCGGTGCTGA
- a CDS encoding carboxyl transferase, which translates to MDMETPVQHLQDKRRHALRMGGSDKVARQHGRGRLTARERIDRLLDKDSFLEMGLLAHSAAPGMADKTPADGVICGYGTIHGRRVAVIANDFTVLASTNAETNLKKTLQFKTQVKQKTKVPLIWLGESGGARMPDCQGSLEFCSLSGGGVDTLAPAYTHLREQPFIFAAMGECYGIPDFQASLADIVIQVKGSALSVSGPRALARAVGQTFSGEEMGGWEVHSRITGMTDRVVEDDEACLQMIREVLTYFPDHNAELPHSRPAPQNEQDLMGSILTLVPADRKKTYDMHPVIACLVDQGSCLELKPEFGPMLITCLARINGEAVGIIANNPAKGAGAMDVNGLDKLTGFLCLCDSHNLPLIFLHDTPGHLVGKDAERKKVGAKVVQAQQALFQVTVPKISIIIRKSYGKACMNMCGPGAGPDFIVAWPTAEIGFMDPEIAADVVYGNLPEETRRRHLETMIGESNPYPAAGAYYLQDVIDPRDTRKYLINVLHIIRDSKDRGMGQHRLANWPTKF; encoded by the coding sequence ATGGACATGGAAACCCCTGTTCAACACCTCCAGGATAAACGCCGTCACGCCCTCCGGATGGGTGGGTCTGACAAGGTGGCGCGGCAGCACGGCCGGGGCCGGCTCACGGCCAGGGAGCGAATCGACAGGCTCCTGGATAAAGACTCGTTTCTGGAGATGGGGCTGCTGGCCCATTCCGCGGCCCCGGGCATGGCAGACAAAACGCCTGCAGACGGCGTGATCTGCGGTTATGGAACTATCCATGGAAGACGGGTGGCCGTCATTGCCAATGACTTTACGGTCTTGGCATCCACCAATGCGGAGACCAACCTCAAGAAGACCCTTCAGTTCAAGACCCAGGTCAAACAAAAGACAAAGGTCCCCCTGATCTGGCTGGGGGAGTCGGGGGGCGCACGGATGCCGGACTGCCAGGGATCACTGGAATTCTGCTCCCTCTCGGGCGGCGGCGTGGACACCCTGGCCCCGGCCTATACCCATCTCCGGGAACAGCCCTTTATCTTTGCCGCCATGGGGGAGTGCTACGGCATCCCTGATTTCCAGGCCTCCCTGGCCGACATCGTCATCCAGGTAAAGGGGAGCGCCCTCTCGGTGTCCGGTCCCCGGGCCCTGGCCCGGGCCGTGGGACAGACCTTCTCGGGTGAAGAGATGGGGGGATGGGAGGTCCATTCCCGCATCACCGGCATGACCGACCGGGTGGTGGAAGACGACGAGGCCTGCTTGCAAATGATCCGGGAGGTTCTGACCTATTTCCCGGATCACAACGCCGAACTCCCCCATTCAAGACCCGCGCCTCAGAATGAACAGGACCTGATGGGATCTATTCTGACCCTGGTCCCCGCCGATCGTAAAAAAACCTACGACATGCATCCTGTTATCGCATGCCTGGTGGATCAGGGCAGCTGCCTGGAGCTGAAGCCCGAGTTCGGTCCCATGCTCATCACCTGCCTGGCCCGCATCAACGGAGAGGCGGTGGGGATCATCGCCAACAACCCGGCAAAAGGGGCAGGGGCCATGGATGTGAACGGCCTGGACAAGCTGACGGGTTTCCTATGCCTGTGCGATTCCCACAATCTCCCGCTCATATTCCTCCATGATACCCCCGGTCACCTGGTGGGAAAGGATGCGGAGCGGAAAAAGGTAGGGGCCAAGGTGGTGCAGGCCCAGCAGGCCCTCTTCCAGGTGACCGTGCCCAAGATCAGCATCATCATCCGCAAGAGCTACGGAAAGGCCTGCATGAACATGTGCGGTCCCGGGGCCGGTCCTGATTTTATCGTGGCATGGCCCACGGCCGAGATCGGGTTTATGGATCCGGAAATCGCCGCAGACGTGGTCTATGGCAATCTCCCCGAGGAAACCCGCCGCCGGCACCTGGAAACCATGATCGGCGAATCAAACCCCTATCCGGCCGCAGGGGCCTACTATCTTCAGGATGTCATCGATCCGAGGGATACCCGGAAATATCTCATCAATGTCCTCCATATCATCCGCGATTCAAAGGACAGGGGCATGGGCCAACACAGGCTGGCCAACTGGCCTACGAAGTTTTGA
- a CDS encoding TRAP transporter fused permease subunit yields the protein MATSGKKDIKPAAGRYRTLTGPLRWIFILFSIAGIFVAVYQLYHFSFLGVLVGDAYYYLLIALFLPLLFLIAPLKKGLVHQKVPWYDLLFALLSFIGPFYLFLNAYKIVQEGWEIVPPIQTYVLGLILMVMVLEAARRAGGLSFALICLFFTTYALYAQHMPGLLEGYGCDLRRLVGFFTMGTEGVTGLPMKVVGNILIGYMVFAVALQATGGGKFFLDLATAMLGHLRGGPAKMSIVASGFFGSISGSSISNVLTTGAMTIPAMKRTGYPPHYAGAIEAAASTGGVLMPPIMGVTAFVMAEFLAVPYSTVCIAAIVPSLLYFGGLFLQIDAYAAKADLKGLPKEELPSIRASIAEGWFYLAGMIFLIWALLYLHWETLAPFWASLILLAACNLRRETRLTWKKLVDFIESVGKVLTELVALLCAIGSIIGALSLTGVAHSFSSEIIALAGGSIALLLILGAFTSFILGMGMTITACYVFLALILAPALVKSGLYPLSVHLFIMYWGMASYITPPVALSAFAGAGLAGSDPMRTAFKSMQFGFVKYFIPFFFVLNPAILLHGSAWDVVTSFVLVCGSVVSVSYSLEGYLPWFGIAPLWLRTALFLGGLCLGLPWWGVRGIGLAVIAVALAAGFIRRAAKDGIPGQVG from the coding sequence ATGGCGACCTCGGGAAAAAAGGATATAAAACCTGCTGCCGGCAGGTATCGAACACTGACCGGACCGTTGCGGTGGATATTCATCCTCTTCTCCATCGCCGGAATCTTCGTGGCCGTCTATCAGCTGTATCATTTCAGTTTTCTGGGGGTCCTGGTGGGCGATGCCTATTACTACCTCTTGATCGCCCTCTTTCTTCCCCTCCTCTTTCTCATCGCACCCTTAAAAAAGGGCCTCGTTCATCAGAAGGTCCCCTGGTATGATCTCCTCTTCGCCCTCCTGAGTTTCATCGGTCCGTTCTATCTCTTTTTGAATGCCTACAAGATCGTTCAGGAGGGCTGGGAGATCGTGCCTCCCATTCAGACCTATGTCCTGGGTCTCATCCTCATGGTCATGGTCCTGGAGGCCGCCCGCCGGGCCGGGGGACTCAGCTTTGCCCTGATCTGTCTTTTTTTCACCACCTATGCCCTCTATGCCCAGCACATGCCCGGACTCCTGGAAGGGTATGGATGCGATCTGAGGCGGCTGGTGGGCTTTTTTACCATGGGCACCGAGGGGGTCACGGGTCTTCCCATGAAGGTGGTGGGCAACATCCTCATCGGTTACATGGTCTTTGCCGTGGCCCTTCAGGCCACCGGCGGCGGCAAGTTCTTCCTGGACCTGGCCACCGCCATGCTGGGGCATCTCAGGGGAGGGCCGGCCAAGATGTCCATTGTGGCCAGCGGCTTTTTCGGCAGCATCAGCGGCAGTTCCATCTCCAATGTCCTGACCACCGGGGCCATGACCATCCCGGCCATGAAACGGACCGGATATCCACCCCACTATGCCGGGGCCATCGAGGCGGCCGCCTCCACGGGCGGGGTCCTGATGCCCCCTATCATGGGCGTCACGGCCTTTGTCATGGCCGAATTCCTGGCCGTTCCCTACAGCACCGTCTGCATCGCCGCCATTGTCCCGTCGCTCCTCTATTTCGGCGGACTCTTTCTCCAGATCGACGCCTATGCGGCCAAGGCCGACCTCAAGGGCCTCCCCAAGGAGGAACTCCCTTCCATCAGGGCGAGTATCGCGGAGGGCTGGTTCTATTTGGCCGGCATGATCTTTCTGATATGGGCGCTCCTCTATCTCCACTGGGAAACCCTGGCCCCTTTCTGGGCCAGCCTGATCCTCCTGGCCGCCTGCAACCTGCGCAGGGAAACCCGGCTCACCTGGAAGAAGCTCGTTGACTTCATCGAATCGGTGGGAAAGGTCCTGACAGAGCTGGTGGCCCTCCTCTGCGCCATCGGCTCCATTATCGGGGCCCTCTCCCTCACAGGGGTGGCCCACTCCTTTTCCAGCGAGATCATCGCCCTGGCAGGGGGCAGCATCGCCCTCCTCCTGATCCTGGGGGCCTTTACCAGTTTCATCCTGGGAATGGGAATGACCATTACCGCGTGCTACGTCTTCCTGGCCCTTATCCTGGCCCCGGCCCTGGTCAAGAGCGGCCTGTATCCCCTGTCGGTACACCTCTTCATCATGTACTGGGGCATGGCCTCCTATATCACCCCGCCCGTGGCCCTGTCGGCCTTTGCAGGGGCCGGGCTGGCAGGCTCCGATCCCATGAGGACCGCTTTCAAGTCCATGCAGTTCGGCTTTGTGAAATATTTTATTCCGTTTTTCTTTGTACTGAATCCGGCCATCCTACTCCACGGCTCTGCCTGGGATGTTGTTACCAGCTTTGTGCTGGTGTGCGGCTCCGTCGTAAGCGTCAGCTATTCCCTGGAAGGGTATCTCCCCTGGTTCGGAATAGCACCCTTATGGCTGAGGACGGCTTTGTTCCTGGGAGGGCTGTGCCTCGGTCTCCCATGGTGGGGCGTCAGGGGCATCGGCCTGGCGGTCATCGCAGTGGCGCTGGCGGCCGGCTTCATTCGCCGCGCTGCCAAAGACGGCATTCCCGGACAAGTGGGATAA
- a CDS encoding TAXI family TRAP transporter solute-binding subunit, translating to MKTRLLIAAMIFACMAIGLAVAIPGPSLAKETPKLLSCTTYSVGSTGYATSMGLMEAISKNEGIKVKVVPAGTDKAKILPLKNGMMQLSLFTGAGQYYALMGLGDFASEDWGPQPLRLVFACPEGSIAGMMVRGNSGIKTLSDLKGKKVAMIPASPACTALHEGYLAFGGLSLDDVKTVPVSSWGAAWTAVIDGSADTAHCLVASSKAVELAASPHGIHWLPAPADDTEGWARLNKFCPYLKPYNATKGAGVSEEKPAQVASYYYGLVCYPDLDEAVVYKLTKGIWNGYDIYSPMHPSLKLWTREGALETDRFLSPYHPGAVKFFKEAGVWTEAHEKRQAALLDQEKELMKKFK from the coding sequence ATGAAAACCAGATTGTTGATCGCGGCAATGATTTTCGCATGTATGGCCATCGGTCTTGCTGTGGCAATTCCGGGCCCCTCACTGGCAAAAGAAACCCCCAAACTCCTGAGCTGTACCACCTATTCCGTAGGATCCACCGGCTACGCCACCTCCATGGGACTCATGGAGGCCATCAGCAAGAATGAAGGCATCAAGGTGAAGGTGGTCCCTGCAGGCACGGACAAGGCAAAGATCCTCCCCCTCAAAAACGGCATGATGCAGCTCTCCCTCTTTACAGGCGCAGGCCAGTATTATGCCCTCATGGGCCTGGGCGACTTTGCCTCCGAAGACTGGGGTCCCCAGCCGCTTCGTCTTGTCTTTGCCTGTCCCGAGGGATCCATCGCCGGCATGATGGTTCGCGGGAACTCCGGGATCAAGACCCTGTCCGATCTGAAGGGGAAGAAGGTGGCCATGATTCCGGCCAGCCCGGCCTGCACGGCGCTTCATGAGGGCTATCTGGCCTTTGGCGGGCTCAGCCTGGATGATGTGAAGACGGTCCCGGTGTCAAGCTGGGGCGCGGCCTGGACCGCGGTCATCGACGGTTCGGCCGATACCGCCCACTGTCTCGTGGCATCCTCCAAGGCAGTGGAACTGGCCGCATCGCCCCACGGCATTCACTGGCTGCCGGCCCCCGCAGACGATACCGAAGGGTGGGCCAGGCTCAACAAGTTCTGCCCCTATCTGAAGCCCTATAATGCCACCAAAGGGGCCGGAGTGTCGGAAGAAAAGCCCGCCCAGGTGGCCTCCTATTACTACGGGCTGGTCTGCTACCCCGATCTGGATGAGGCGGTGGTATACAAACTGACCAAGGGGATATGGAACGGATATGACATCTACAGCCCCATGCACCCGTCCCTCAAGCTCTGGACCCGGGAAGGGGCCCTCGAGACCGACCGTTTCCTGAGCCCCTACCATCCCGGCGCCGTCAAATTCTTCAAGGAAGCAGGAGTCTGGACAGAGGCGCATGAAAAACGGCAGGCCGCGCTTCTGGATCAGGAAAAGGAACTGATGAAGAAATTCAAATAG
- a CDS encoding phenylacetate--CoA ligase family protein, producing MKRDFYLTPELNTMSQEEIRQYQEKKLTRQLEYCYRSSEFYRRKFDEAGAKPADIRTIEDLRRLPIFMVKDDERRSAEESLQKYGHPFGLHLCAPVDSLYLTGTTSGTTGTPTFSYTFTEKDIHFVGRHLGHRLSLAGVGRGDRVVFFFALGIYATTMTLWGLRGLGALPIDIDARAGTDLLLQFIELTRPTYLACTPSLAEFLVEKSPKVLKKPVEAFRLKGLLTTGEVGIAIPDIKSRLESSYGCRAWDYWSPCGNCMGISCDSDEYQGLHAVAPDVCTSYDDLVDPITKEPVDSDVDGTMGEMVITSLEREACPAVKYAYGDVVQIFTKECPACGFTGKRARLIGRADDMLIVKGVNVYPVAVKDIIAGFTPEVTGEMRIVLNEKPPRVVPPMHIKIEYARGISRADLPNLEQRIATALHDKIKIRPLIEFVIEGALPRETRKTPLFEKRYEQ from the coding sequence GTGAAACGAGATTTTTATCTGACCCCTGAACTCAACACCATGTCACAGGAAGAGATCCGCCAATACCAGGAGAAAAAACTGACCCGGCAGCTGGAATACTGCTACCGGTCTTCCGAATTCTACCGACGTAAATTCGATGAGGCCGGCGCCAAACCGGCCGACATCCGGACCATAGAGGACCTGAGGCGGCTTCCTATTTTCATGGTCAAGGACGATGAGAGAAGAAGCGCAGAAGAATCCCTTCAGAAATACGGCCACCCGTTCGGCCTTCATCTCTGCGCACCGGTGGACAGCCTTTACCTGACCGGGACCACCTCCGGCACCACCGGGACCCCCACCTTCAGTTATACCTTTACTGAAAAAGATATCCATTTTGTCGGCCGGCATCTGGGCCACCGGCTCTCCCTGGCAGGGGTCGGCAGGGGAGACAGGGTCGTCTTCTTCTTTGCCCTCGGGATCTATGCCACCACCATGACCCTCTGGGGTCTCAGGGGGTTGGGGGCCCTCCCGATCGATATCGACGCCAGGGCAGGGACCGATCTCCTCCTTCAATTCATCGAATTGACCCGTCCGACCTATCTGGCCTGCACCCCTTCTTTGGCCGAATTCCTGGTGGAGAAGTCTCCCAAGGTCCTCAAGAAACCGGTGGAGGCCTTCCGACTCAAAGGGTTGCTGACCACCGGAGAGGTGGGCATCGCCATCCCGGACATCAAGAGCCGCCTCGAATCGTCCTACGGATGCAGGGCCTGGGACTACTGGTCCCCCTGCGGCAACTGCATGGGCATCTCCTGTGATTCCGATGAATACCAGGGGCTCCATGCCGTGGCCCCCGACGTCTGCACCAGTTACGACGACCTGGTGGATCCCATAACCAAGGAACCGGTCGATTCGGATGTGGACGGCACCATGGGTGAAATGGTTATCACCTCCCTGGAACGGGAGGCCTGCCCTGCAGTCAAATATGCCTACGGCGACGTGGTGCAGATCTTTACAAAGGAGTGCCCTGCCTGCGGATTCACAGGGAAGCGGGCCAGGCTCATCGGCCGGGCCGATGATATGCTGATCGTCAAAGGGGTGAATGTCTATCCGGTGGCGGTCAAGGACATCATTGCCGGGTTTACGCCTGAGGTTACCGGAGAGATGCGGATTGTCCTGAATGAAAAGCCCCCCCGGGTCGTTCCGCCCATGCACATAAAGATTGAATACGCCCGGGGCATCAGCAGGGCGGACCTGCCGAATCTCGAACAGCGGATCGCCACAGCCCTCCATGATAAAATAAAGATCAGGCCCCTCATCGAGTTTGTAATTGAGGGGGCACTCCCCAGGGAAACTCGAAAGACCCCGCTCTTTGAGAAGCGGTATGAACAATGA